Part of the Burkholderia sp. FERM BP-3421 genome, TACGTGTCGCTCGACTCCGTGATCAAGACCATGCGCGAGACGGGCGCCGACATGAAGACGAAATACAAGGAGACGTCGCGCGGCGGCCTGGCCGTGAACGTCATCGAATGCTAACGAAGGATCCGCACATGAGCCGCTATTCGATATTCAGCCTGTTCCGCAACGGCCTGTCCTATCACGAGAACTGGGAGAAGCAATGGAAGAGCCCCGAGCCGAGGCGTGAGTACGACGTCGTGATCGTCGGCGGCGGCGGGCATGGGCTCGCCACCGCGTACTACCTCGCGAAGGAGCACGGCATCACCAACGTCGCGGTGCTCGAGAAGGGCTGGATCGGCGGCGGCAACACCGCGCGCAACACCACGATCGTGCGCTCGAACTACCTGTGGGACGAGTCGGCCGCGCTGTACGAGAAGGCGATGAAGCTGTGGGAAGGGCTCGCGCAGGATCTCAACTACAACGTGATGTTCAGCCAGCGCGGCGTGATGAATCTCGCGCACACGCTGCAGGACGTGCGCGACACCGAGCGCCGCGTGAACGCGAACCGGCTGAACGGCGTCGACGCCGAATTCCTCACGCCCGCGCAGATCAAGGAGATCGAGCCGACCATCAACCTCGACAGCCGCTATCCGGTGCTGGGCGCGTCGATCCAGCGGCGCGGCGGCGTGGCGCGGCACGACGCGGTCGCGTGGGGCTTCGCGCGCGGCGCGGACCGCGCGGGTGTCGACATCATCCAGAACTGCCAGGTCACCGGCATTCGCCGCGAAGGCGGCGCGGTGGTCGGCGTCGACACCGTGAAGGGTTTCATCAAGGCGAAGAAGGTCGCGGTGGTCGCGGCGGGCAACACCACGGCGCTGGCCGACATGGCGGGCGTGCGGCTGCCGCTCGAAAGCCATCCGCTGCAGGCGCTGGTGTCGGAGCCGATCAAGCCGGTCGTCAACACGGTCGTGATGTCGAACGCGGTGCATGCGTACATCAGCCAGTCCGACAAGGGCGATCTCGTGATCGGCGCGGGCATCGACCAGTACACGGGCTTCGGCCAGCGCGGCAGCTTCCAGATCATCGAAGGCACGCTGCAGGCGATCGTCGAGATGTTCCCGGTGTTCTCGCGGGTGCGGATGAACCGGCAGTGGGGCGGCATCGTCGACGTGTCGCCCGATGCGTGCCCGATCATCAGCAAGACCGACGTGAAGGGCCTGTATTTCAACTGCGGCTGGGGCACGGGCGGCTTCAAGGCGACGCCGGGCTCGGGCTGGGCCTACGCGCACACCATCGCGCGCGACGAGCCGCACGCGCTCAACGCGCCGTTCGCGCTCGACCGTTTTTACACCGGCCACCTGATCGACGAACACGGCGCGGCCGCGGTCGCGCACTGAGCCTGACCGTATTGAAATAGATGGGACCGGGGTAAGGCGCTGAAGCGCCAACTGCGCATTGGGTATATGGGACCAGAGTAAGGCGCTGAAGCGCCAACTGCGCATTGAGTATATGGGACCAGAGTAAGGCGCTGAAGCGCCAACTCTGGTCGACACATGAGGAGAACGCCATGTTGTT contains:
- a CDS encoding sarcosine oxidase subunit beta family protein, which codes for MSRYSIFSLFRNGLSYHENWEKQWKSPEPRREYDVVIVGGGGHGLATAYYLAKEHGITNVAVLEKGWIGGGNTARNTTIVRSNYLWDESAALYEKAMKLWEGLAQDLNYNVMFSQRGVMNLAHTLQDVRDTERRVNANRLNGVDAEFLTPAQIKEIEPTINLDSRYPVLGASIQRRGGVARHDAVAWGFARGADRAGVDIIQNCQVTGIRREGGAVVGVDTVKGFIKAKKVAVVAAGNTTALADMAGVRLPLESHPLQALVSEPIKPVVNTVVMSNAVHAYISQSDKGDLVIGAGIDQYTGFGQRGSFQIIEGTLQAIVEMFPVFSRVRMNRQWGGIVDVSPDACPIISKTDVKGLYFNCGWGTGGFKATPGSGWAYAHTIARDEPHALNAPFALDRFYTGHLIDEHGAAAVAH